In one window of Methanolobus mangrovi DNA:
- a CDS encoding TrkH family potassium uptake protein — MNYGVILNVLGGLLRFLGAIMLVPLFVALYYGDSLYPFLAAVVITGLTGILLSHYYKATDEWKAREGFAIVAFGWLAAAVFGSIPFMVDGFSPINAIFESMSGFTTTGATVLLDIEAHSRSILFWRSMTQWIGGMGIIMLFIAILPKLGVAGRQLFRAEAPGPTEDKIKPRIRETAKILWLVYVFISMIEVIALLLAKMSLYDAITHTFTTMACGGFSPYSQSVASFNSPLIEGIITLFMFISGANFALHYRTLYTDRKSLLKDDEFKFYSLVTVVATLLLTFSLWSDMGETVLTALRYAVFQVVSIMTTTGFATVDFNLWTDSAKIVLLAVMFIGGCAGSTSGGIKVVRFLLLLKYARRALFKSIHPRAVKPIKLNEKTVPDDVMQAIVSFVVIYFMIFAISTGILSLMGIDIISSITSSIATLGNIGPGFGLVGPMANFDAVPFIGKMVLIANMWIGRLEVFTVIVMLTPEFWKR; from the coding sequence TTGAATTACGGTGTCATACTAAATGTCCTGGGGGGACTACTCAGGTTCCTCGGAGCTATAATGCTTGTTCCCTTATTTGTGGCTCTTTATTATGGTGATTCTTTATATCCATTTTTAGCGGCAGTTGTTATAACTGGTTTGACTGGCATCCTGCTTTCGCATTATTATAAGGCTACTGATGAGTGGAAGGCAAGAGAAGGCTTTGCAATTGTTGCATTTGGATGGTTGGCAGCCGCAGTTTTCGGTTCAATTCCTTTCATGGTGGATGGATTCAGTCCAATTAACGCGATATTTGAATCAATGTCCGGTTTCACGACAACCGGAGCTACTGTTCTTCTGGATATAGAGGCTCATTCCCGGAGTATCCTCTTCTGGCGCAGTATGACCCAGTGGATTGGCGGGATGGGTATCATTATGCTCTTCATCGCTATTCTTCCAAAGCTCGGTGTTGCAGGAAGACAGTTGTTCAGGGCAGAGGCTCCAGGTCCTACGGAAGATAAGATCAAACCGCGGATAAGGGAAACTGCAAAGATACTATGGCTGGTATATGTGTTCATTTCCATGATAGAGGTCATAGCCCTTTTACTTGCTAAAATGTCGCTGTATGATGCTATTACACATACTTTCACTACAATGGCATGTGGTGGTTTTTCCCCATATTCTCAAAGTGTAGCATCATTTAACAGTCCTCTTATAGAGGGTATAATTACTCTTTTCATGTTTATCTCAGGGGCTAACTTTGCGCTTCATTACAGGACATTGTACACTGATCGTAAAAGTCTTCTAAAAGATGATGAATTCAAATTCTATTCACTCGTTACTGTTGTTGCAACATTGCTACTAACGTTCAGTCTCTGGAGTGATATGGGGGAAACAGTCCTTACGGCTTTGAGGTATGCTGTTTTCCAGGTAGTTTCCATAATGACTACCACAGGATTTGCAACTGTGGACTTTAATCTGTGGACTGATTCTGCAAAAATAGTACTGCTGGCAGTTATGTTTATAGGTGGGTGTGCCGGTTCAACTTCCGGAGGTATAAAAGTAGTACGATTTCTTTTACTACTTAAATATGCACGACGTGCTTTATTCAAATCCATACATCCACGGGCTGTAAAACCAATAAAACTCAACGAAAAGACCGTTCCCGATGATGTAATGCAGGCAATAGTCTCTTTTGTGGTCATTTACTTTATGATATTTGCTATATCTACAGGCATTCTCTCACTCATGGGAATTGATATTATAAGCTCGATCACATCTTCAATAGCTACACTTGGAAATATAGGTCCTGGATTTGGTCTTGTAGGTCCAATGGCTAACTTTGATGCCGTACCGTTTATTGGAAAAATGGTGCTGATAGCAAATATGTGGATTGGCAGACTTGAAGTATT